One Mycobacterium marseillense DNA window includes the following coding sequences:
- the panD gene encoding aspartate 1-decarboxylase, translated as MLRTMLRSKIHRATVTQADLHYVGSVTIDADLMDAADLLEGEQVTIVDIDNGARLVTYAITGERGSGVIGINGAAAHLVHPGDLVILIAYGTMEEAEARTYQPRIVFVDADNKPIDLGHDPAFVPEDAAELLDPRIVAR; from the coding sequence ATGCTACGGACGATGCTCAGGTCGAAGATCCACCGGGCCACCGTCACGCAGGCCGACCTGCACTACGTGGGCTCGGTGACCATCGACGCCGATCTGATGGACGCCGCGGATCTGCTCGAAGGCGAACAGGTGACCATCGTCGACATCGACAACGGCGCCCGGCTCGTCACCTACGCCATCACCGGCGAGCGCGGCAGCGGCGTGATCGGAATCAACGGTGCGGCGGCACATCTCGTCCACCCGGGTGACCTGGTGATTCTGATCGCCTACGGCACCATGGAAGAGGCGGAGGCCCGGACCTATCAGCCGCGGATCGTCTTCGTCGACGCCGACAACAAACCGATCGACCTCGGCCATGACCCGGCGTTCGTGCCCGAAGACGCGG
- the panC gene encoding pantoate--beta-alanine ligase, whose protein sequence is MSTGKPPAFKAGELNLYPNPRDVTDVSRALRHTGRRVMLVPTMGALHDGHLALVRAAKRVPGSVVVVSIFVNPLQFGAGEDLDAYPRTMDDDLALLREEGVEIVFAPTATAMYPNGLRTTVQPGPLAAELEGAVRPTHFAGMLTVVCKLLQIVRPDRIFFGEKDYQQLVMVRQMVADLDIDAQVVGVPTVRESDGLAMSSRNRYLDPTQRELAVTLSAALTAAAHAAHHGGAAALDAARAVLDAVPALTVDYLELRDAALGPAPAHGSARLLVAARLGTTRLLDNVEMQIETPAGTSGPDGNHEYAQSPWRN, encoded by the coding sequence ATGAGCACCGGCAAGCCTCCGGCCTTCAAGGCGGGCGAACTCAACCTGTACCCGAACCCGCGCGACGTCACCGACGTCAGCCGCGCCCTGCGCCACACCGGCCGCCGGGTGATGCTGGTGCCCACCATGGGCGCGCTGCACGACGGCCATCTGGCGTTGGTGCGCGCGGCCAAGCGGGTGCCCGGGTCGGTGGTCGTGGTCTCGATCTTCGTCAACCCGCTGCAATTCGGCGCCGGTGAGGATCTCGACGCCTATCCGCGGACCATGGACGACGACCTCGCGCTGCTGCGCGAAGAAGGCGTCGAAATCGTCTTCGCCCCAACGGCCACGGCGATGTACCCGAACGGTCTGCGCACCACCGTGCAGCCCGGGCCGCTGGCCGCCGAACTCGAGGGCGCTGTCCGACCGACCCATTTCGCCGGGATGCTCACCGTCGTGTGCAAGCTGCTGCAGATCGTGCGGCCGGACCGGATCTTCTTCGGGGAGAAGGACTACCAGCAGCTGGTCATGGTCCGCCAGATGGTCGCCGACCTCGACATCGACGCGCAGGTCGTCGGGGTGCCGACGGTCCGCGAATCCGACGGTTTGGCGATGTCGTCGCGCAACCGCTACCTGGATCCCACGCAACGCGAACTGGCCGTGACGCTTTCGGCCGCGCTGACCGCGGCCGCCCACGCCGCGCACCACGGCGGTGCGGCCGCGCTGGACGCGGCGCGCGCGGTGCTCGACGCCGTCCCCGCGCTCACCGTCGACTACCTCGAGCTGCGCGACGCGGCGCTCGGACCGGCGCCCGCCCACGGTTCGGCCCGGCTGCTGGTCGCCGCCCGGCTGGGCACCACCCGGCTGCTGGACAACGTCGAAATGCAGATCGAAACACCCGCCGGCACCTCAGGGCCGGACGGCAATCACGAATACGCCCAATCACCTTGGAGGAATTGA
- a CDS encoding Rossmann-like and DUF2520 domain-containing protein — protein sequence MVQFDGLRPARLKVGIISAGRVGTALGVALERADHVVVACSAISHASRQRAQSRLPDTPVATPPDVAAGAELLLLAVPDSELAGLVSGLAATSAVRPGTIVVHTSGANGVSVLAPLAEQGCIPLAIHPAMTFTGSDEDISRLPDTCFGITAAGEVGYAIGQSLVLEMGGEPFCVAGDARILYHAALAHAGNHIVTVLADALDALRAALRGSELLGQQSVDDQPGGIAERIVGPLARAALENTLQRGQAALTGPVARGDAAAVAAHLAALAGVGPELAQAYRVNALRTAQRAHAPQDVVEVLAR from the coding sequence ATGGTGCAGTTCGACGGTCTGCGCCCGGCCAGGCTCAAGGTGGGAATCATCTCGGCCGGTCGGGTGGGCACCGCGCTCGGTGTCGCGCTGGAGCGCGCGGACCATGTCGTGGTGGCGTGCAGCGCCATCTCCCATGCGTCGCGGCAGCGGGCCCAGAGCCGCCTGCCCGACACCCCGGTGGCGACGCCACCCGACGTCGCCGCCGGCGCCGAACTGTTGCTGCTCGCGGTTCCCGACAGCGAACTGGCCGGTCTGGTGTCCGGTCTCGCCGCGACATCGGCGGTGCGGCCCGGAACCATCGTGGTCCACACGTCCGGCGCCAACGGGGTAAGCGTTTTGGCGCCGCTGGCCGAGCAGGGCTGCATCCCGCTGGCGATCCACCCGGCCATGACGTTCACCGGTTCCGACGAGGACATCAGCAGGCTGCCGGACACGTGCTTCGGCATCACGGCGGCCGGCGAGGTCGGATACGCGATCGGTCAATCGCTCGTCCTGGAGATGGGCGGAGAGCCGTTCTGCGTCGCCGGGGACGCCCGCATTCTCTACCACGCCGCGCTGGCCCATGCGGGCAACCACATCGTGACCGTGCTGGCCGACGCCCTGGATGCGCTGCGCGCCGCGCTGCGCGGCAGCGAGCTGCTCGGCCAGCAGTCCGTCGACGACCAGCCGGGCGGCATCGCCGAGCGCATCGTCGGGCCGCTGGCCCGGGCGGCGCTGGAGAACACCCTGCAACGCGGGCAAGCCGCGCTCACCGGCCCGGTCGCGCGCGGCGACGCCGCCGCGGTCGCCGCGCATCTGGCGGCGCTGGCCGGGGTGGGACCCGAACTGGCGCAGGCGTATCGGGTGAACGCCCTGCGGACCGCCCAGCGCGCGCACGCTCCCCAAGACGTCGTCGAGGTGCTGGCGCGATGA
- the folB gene encoding dihydroneopterin aldolase has protein sequence MADRIELRGLKVRGQHGVFDHERANGQDFIIDVTVWIDLASAAATDELSDTYDYGALARLAADVVAGPARNLIETVGAQIADEVMDDERVHAVEVVVHKPQAPIPQQFADVSVVVRRSRRGRGSVVPL, from the coding sequence ATGGCTGATCGAATCGAGTTGCGCGGGTTGAAGGTTCGCGGACAACACGGGGTATTCGACCACGAACGCGCGAACGGGCAGGACTTCATCATCGACGTCACGGTGTGGATCGACCTGGCGTCGGCCGCCGCTACCGATGAGCTCTCCGACACCTACGACTACGGCGCGCTGGCCCGGCTGGCGGCCGACGTGGTGGCGGGACCGGCGCGCAACCTGATCGAAACCGTCGGCGCCCAGATCGCCGATGAGGTGATGGACGACGAACGCGTGCACGCCGTCGAGGTGGTGGTGCACAAGCCGCAGGCACCGATCCCGCAGCAGTTCGCCGACGTCTCGGTGGTGGTGCGGCGGTCCCGGCGCGGCCGAGGCTCGGTGGTGCCGTTATGA
- the folK gene encoding 2-amino-4-hydroxy-6-hydroxymethyldihydropteridine diphosphokinase — MTTVVLSVGSNLGDRLARLQSVVDGLGDAVRAVSPVYETDPWGRLDQAPFLNAVLIADDPACDGPGWLARAQEFERAAGRVRGERWGPRTLDVDLIACYGQTEVTSRENNLTLPHPLAHLRAFVLIPWLAVDPDARLTVAEGPRPVAQLLAELEDADRAAVRLSDLTLELKT, encoded by the coding sequence ATGACCACAGTGGTGTTGTCCGTCGGCTCCAACCTGGGTGACCGGCTGGCGAGGTTGCAGTCGGTGGTCGACGGGCTGGGAGACGCGGTGCGCGCCGTGTCACCGGTGTACGAGACCGACCCCTGGGGCCGGCTGGATCAGGCACCGTTTCTCAACGCGGTGCTGATCGCCGACGACCCGGCCTGCGACGGGCCGGGCTGGCTCGCCCGGGCTCAGGAGTTCGAGCGTGCGGCGGGCCGGGTTCGCGGCGAGCGCTGGGGGCCGCGGACCCTCGACGTCGACCTCATCGCCTGTTACGGGCAGACCGAGGTGACCTCCCGGGAGAACAACCTGACGCTGCCGCATCCGCTGGCCCATTTGCGGGCCTTCGTGTTGATCCCCTGGTTGGCCGTCGACCCGGACGCCCGGCTGACGGTGGCCGAAGGGCCGCGCCCCGTCGCGCAGCTGCTGGCCGAGCTCGAAGACGCCGACCGTGCCGCCGTCCGGCTGTCCGACCTGACGCTCGAGCTCAAGACCTGA
- a CDS encoding DUF3180 domain-containing protein, with translation MGPTRKRELTVAVVGAAVVGYLLIKGLYRWFPPITVWTGLSLLAVAVAEALWARYVRAKITDGEIGSGAGRLHPLAVARSLMVAKASAWVGALMLGWWVGVLVYFLPRRSWLRAAAEDTSGTVVAAVSALALVVAALWLQHCCKSPHDPTEHGDGAET, from the coding sequence ATGGGACCCACTCGCAAGCGTGAGCTGACGGTCGCGGTGGTCGGCGCCGCCGTGGTGGGCTACCTGCTGATCAAGGGCCTGTACCGGTGGTTTCCCCCGATCACGGTGTGGACGGGCCTGTCGCTACTGGCGGTGGCCGTCGCCGAGGCGCTGTGGGCGCGCTACGTGCGAGCCAAGATCACCGACGGCGAAATCGGCTCCGGTGCGGGCCGATTGCATCCACTCGCGGTGGCCCGCAGCCTGATGGTCGCCAAGGCCTCGGCGTGGGTGGGGGCGTTGATGCTGGGCTGGTGGGTCGGGGTGCTGGTGTACTTCCTGCCGCGCCGGTCCTGGCTGCGGGCCGCCGCCGAGGACACCTCCGGGACGGTGGTGGCGGCCGTCAGCGCGCTGGCGCTGGTCGTCGCCGCGCTGTGGCTGCAACATTGCTGCAAGTCCCCGCACGACCCGACCGAGCACGGCGACGGCGCCGAAACCTAG
- a CDS encoding DUF6779 domain-containing protein, translating to MTVLSRGARVRRGGRRPGWVLLTALLVLAIGASSALVFTNRVELLKLAVILALWAAVAGAFVSVLYRRQSDADQARVRDLKLVYDLQLDREISARREYELTVESQLRRELASELRAQAADDLAELRAELSSLRTSLEILFDTDLAHRPALGTVETEPQPERAYSEWDRNGQGARDNPVDWVPSDRVTSVPQDSPRGRADETAIIDVPEEPLVPPRQPAPPRRERAPYQYEPAQEPAYPAPEPAYAPPPPEPRFEPRQQPPPQPEPEPQAPPPAEPQPQPRADGQRQEWQPAAAHGQWLPAGTPGSNWAGADAPAESAGGRRRARHSGPDESRDEAPDEAWDGLPVEPLPPTPYAESGRRARSRHSAEYRDYGVRNFAPGSEAPAPAPPPPAAPPVQQGPPAGAPPPPRLAPPPAPEQAPRHGGEAPREDAEAAGETTSTGGQSVADLLARLQVQPSEGGRRRRRE from the coding sequence ATGACCGTTCTGTCCCGCGGCGCCCGGGTCCGGCGCGGCGGCCGCAGGCCGGGGTGGGTGCTCTTGACCGCGTTGCTGGTCCTCGCGATAGGTGCCAGTTCCGCATTGGTTTTCACCAATCGGGTGGAACTCCTCAAGCTCGCTGTAATCCTGGCGCTGTGGGCCGCAGTCGCCGGCGCCTTCGTTTCTGTGCTCTATCGGCGCCAGAGCGACGCCGACCAGGCCCGCGTGCGCGACCTCAAGCTGGTCTACGACCTCCAGCTCGACCGGGAGATTTCGGCCCGGCGTGAATACGAATTGACCGTGGAGTCCCAGCTGCGTCGCGAGCTGGCCTCGGAGCTGCGCGCCCAGGCCGCCGACGATCTGGCCGAGCTGCGCGCGGAACTGAGCTCATTGCGCACCAGCCTGGAAATCCTGTTCGACACCGACCTCGCACACCGCCCGGCCCTCGGGACGGTCGAGACCGAGCCGCAACCGGAGCGCGCGTACAGCGAGTGGGACCGCAACGGCCAGGGCGCCCGCGACAACCCCGTCGACTGGGTGCCCAGCGATCGGGTCACGTCGGTGCCCCAGGACAGCCCGCGCGGCCGTGCCGACGAGACGGCCATCATCGACGTGCCCGAAGAGCCCCTGGTGCCGCCGCGTCAGCCGGCGCCACCCCGCCGGGAACGGGCCCCCTACCAGTACGAACCGGCCCAAGAACCCGCATATCCGGCGCCGGAGCCGGCCTACGCCCCACCGCCGCCGGAGCCGCGGTTCGAACCCCGTCAGCAACCGCCGCCGCAACCCGAGCCCGAACCGCAGGCCCCGCCGCCAGCGGAACCGCAACCGCAACCCCGGGCCGACGGGCAACGCCAGGAATGGCAGCCGGCGGCCGCCCACGGACAGTGGTTGCCGGCCGGGACACCGGGCAGCAACTGGGCCGGCGCCGACGCCCCCGCCGAATCGGCGGGCGGGCGGCGACGCGCGCGGCATTCGGGCCCCGACGAATCCCGAGACGAGGCCCCGGACGAAGCCTGGGACGGCCTGCCCGTCGAGCCGCTACCCCCAACGCCCTACGCCGAGTCCGGCCGGCGGGCACGCTCACGCCACTCGGCGGAGTACCGCGACTACGGGGTGCGCAATTTCGCTCCCGGCAGCGAGGCCCCCGCCCCGGCGCCGCCCCCGCCGGCCGCGCCCCCGGTGCAGCAGGGACCGCCCGCCGGCGCGCCCCCGCCACCGCGACTCGCCCCGCCGCCGGCTCCGGAGCAGGCACCCCGGCACGGCGGTGAAGCGCCGCGGGAGGACGCCGAGGCCGCCGGAGAGACCACCTCCACGGGCGGCCAGTCGGTGGCCGACCTGCTGGCCCGCCTACAGGTGCAGCCCTCCGAGGGCGGCCGGCGTCGCAGACGGGAATAG